A genomic segment from Clostridium pasteurianum BC1 encodes:
- the recJ gene encoding single-stranded-DNA-specific exonuclease RecJ produces the protein MTRWMLKRTNADINYIARRANITTTTAKILANRGIKNIVDINRFLNAEEKDLYSPILMKDMDKGTDIIKNSILHREKIVIYGDYDADGVTSTVIMYKALKKCGAEVGYHIPDRETEGYGLSKERLEILKEQGFHTVLTCDNGISALEEIKFAKELGLKVVVTDHHELPFTEDEKKNKKYIIPKADAIINPKQQDCTYPFKLLCGAGIAFKFAQALFSKMGIDEREAYDYIEIACIGTICDVVDLVDENRIIAKLGLNTLSNSKNRGINTLLETLEMKNKKITSHTVGFLIGPCINATGRLETAELSVNLLLTEDKNEAISLSRELVALNKKRQEMTVKCVDEIINNIENSDMKYDRVLVVYNENVHESIAGIVAGKIREKFNLPTIVITNGTEMPKGSGRSIEEYNLFEELIRCKDLFHKFGGHPMAAGLSIREENIPLLRKKLNENCNLTEEDIIPKLRLEKQVPLEEIDEKLVNEINRLEPFGKGNASPLLGEKNVLVNNIQLLGREIKNTLKFQVCSKNHKKVITGICFGKVEEFQQMLKDFYNISLDQALVDNTSIKLDLVYIPFINVFRDRKYLQMRVVDFRTSKY, from the coding sequence ATGACAAGATGGATGCTTAAAAGAACCAATGCAGACATTAACTATATAGCAAGAAGAGCAAATATAACTACTACTACAGCCAAAATATTGGCAAATAGAGGGATAAAAAATATAGTTGATATAAATAGATTTTTAAATGCTGAGGAAAAGGACTTATATAGTCCTATTCTTATGAAGGATATGGATAAGGGAACAGATATAATAAAGAATAGTATTTTACATAGAGAAAAAATAGTTATTTATGGAGATTACGATGCTGATGGAGTAACAAGCACCGTTATAATGTATAAGGCATTAAAAAAGTGTGGAGCTGAAGTGGGTTATCATATACCTGACAGGGAAACAGAAGGATATGGACTTAGCAAGGAAAGATTAGAAATACTTAAAGAACAGGGATTTCATACAGTTTTAACTTGTGATAATGGAATTTCTGCCCTTGAAGAAATCAAATTTGCAAAAGAATTAGGTCTTAAGGTGGTAGTAACAGATCACCATGAATTACCCTTTACTGAAGATGAGAAAAAAAATAAAAAGTATATTATTCCAAAAGCAGATGCAATAATAAATCCAAAACAGCAGGATTGTACCTATCCTTTTAAATTATTATGTGGTGCCGGCATAGCCTTTAAATTTGCTCAGGCTCTATTTTCCAAGATGGGAATAGATGAGAGGGAAGCTTATGACTATATTGAGATTGCTTGTATTGGAACTATATGTGATGTAGTTGATTTAGTGGATGAAAATAGAATTATTGCAAAGCTTGGATTAAACACTTTAAGTAATAGTAAAAATCGGGGCATAAATACTCTTCTTGAAACTTTAGAAATGAAAAATAAGAAAATTACTTCTCATACCGTTGGATTTCTAATAGGGCCTTGTATAAATGCTACTGGAAGGCTAGAAACTGCGGAGTTATCTGTTAACCTGTTATTAACGGAGGATAAAAACGAAGCAATTTCACTTTCAAGGGAACTGGTGGCACTAAATAAAAAGAGACAAGAAATGACGGTGAAGTGTGTAGATGAAATAATAAATAATATAGAAAATTCAGATATGAAATATGATAGAGTCTTAGTGGTATATAATGAAAATGTTCACGAGAGTATAGCTGGAATCGTAGCGGGGAAGATCAGGGAAAAATTTAATTTACCAACTATAGTTATTACTAATGGAACAGAAATGCCCAAGGGTTCAGGCAGATCTATTGAGGAATATAACTTATTTGAAGAGTTAATAAGATGTAAAGATCTATTTCACAAATTTGGGGGACATCCCATGGCAGCAGGGTTATCAATAAGAGAAGAAAATATTCCTTTACTTAGGAAAAAACTTAATGAAAACTGCAATTTGACAGAAGAAGATATAATACCTAAACTGAGATTAGAAAAGCAGGTTCCGTTGGAAGAAATAGATGAAAAATTGGTTAATGAAATAAATAGATTAGAGCCCTTTGGTAAAGGAAATGCATCTCCTCTATTAGGGGAAAAGAATGTACTTGTGAACAATATACAGCTTTTAGGAAGGGAAATTAAAAATACATTAAAATTTCAAGTATGCTCGAAAAATCATAAAAAAGTAATAACCGGCATATGTTTTGGAAAGGTAGAGGAATTTCAGCAAATGCTTAAGGATTTCTATAATATTTCCTTAGATCAGGCCCTAGTGGATAACACTAGTATAAAATTGGATTTAGTTTATATACCCTTTATAAATGTATTTAGGGATAGAAAATATTTACAAATGAGAGTTGTAGATTTTAGAACCTCAAAATATTAA